A stretch of the Ensifer sp. PDNC004 genome encodes the following:
- a CDS encoding PAS domain-containing methyl-accepting chemotaxis protein, with protein sequence MFALGKIADANQIIAALSKSQAIIQFDLTGKILTANENFCQALGYSLSEIVGQHHRMFCSADYAQTQEYRDFWARLGRGEFDVNAYKRVAKGGREIWIQATYNPVLRNGKPYKVVKFASDITAAKARATEDAGKLDAISRSQAVIEFTPLGEILTANENFCAALGYSLQEIQGKHHSMFCEPNYARTAEYADFWKRLAAGEFFSNEFVRYGKGGKEIWIQAAYNPIRDFSGKVYKVVKFATDVSERMSAINSLGAGLRALAEGDLTRNLDTPFVPSMEAVRTDFNDATAKLRGAMRTVGDNASAIASGAREIRAAADDLSKRTEQQAASVEETAAALDEITTTVSDSSRRAEEAGGLVAKTKAGAERSGNVVKSAIGAMDQIEQSSREISNIIGVIDDIAFQTNLLALNAGVEAARAGEAGKGFAVVAQEVRELAQRSASAAKDIKALIGTSTEHVKNGVSLVGQTGAALEEILVQVQEINANVSAIVEAAREQSTGLKEINQAVNSMDQATQQNAAMVEESTAASHAMAREAEALHELLRQFRYGEQAQVVDANRHIEDRAQPSRLHATARALRGGQRTSLAAAPAADGWQNF encoded by the coding sequence ATGTTCGCTCTCGGAAAAATTGCAGACGCGAACCAGATCATCGCCGCGCTCTCGAAGTCGCAGGCCATCATCCAGTTCGACCTGACCGGCAAGATCCTGACTGCCAATGAGAATTTCTGCCAGGCCCTTGGTTACAGCCTCAGCGAAATCGTCGGCCAACACCACCGCATGTTCTGCTCCGCCGACTACGCCCAGACGCAGGAATACCGCGACTTCTGGGCCCGGCTCGGCCGCGGCGAATTCGACGTCAATGCCTACAAGCGTGTCGCCAAGGGCGGCCGCGAAATCTGGATCCAGGCGACCTACAACCCGGTGCTTCGCAACGGCAAGCCCTACAAGGTGGTCAAGTTCGCCAGCGACATCACCGCCGCCAAGGCGAGAGCCACGGAAGATGCCGGCAAGCTCGACGCGATTTCCCGCTCCCAGGCCGTGATCGAGTTCACGCCATTGGGCGAGATCCTGACCGCCAACGAAAACTTCTGCGCCGCGCTCGGCTACAGCCTCCAGGAAATCCAGGGCAAGCACCACAGCATGTTCTGCGAGCCCAACTATGCCCGCACCGCCGAATATGCCGACTTCTGGAAACGGCTCGCCGCCGGCGAGTTCTTCTCCAACGAGTTTGTGCGCTACGGCAAGGGTGGCAAGGAAATCTGGATCCAGGCAGCCTATAACCCGATCCGCGACTTCAGCGGCAAGGTCTACAAGGTCGTCAAGTTCGCGACCGATGTCAGCGAACGCATGAGCGCCATCAACAGCCTCGGAGCCGGCCTGCGGGCGCTCGCCGAAGGCGATCTGACGCGCAACCTCGACACGCCCTTCGTGCCGAGCATGGAAGCGGTGCGCACAGACTTCAACGACGCGACCGCCAAGCTGCGCGGGGCGATGCGGACCGTCGGCGACAATGCCAGCGCCATCGCCTCCGGCGCCCGCGAAATCCGGGCCGCCGCCGACGACCTGTCGAAACGCACCGAACAGCAGGCCGCGTCCGTGGAAGAGACCGCCGCAGCGCTCGACGAGATCACCACGACCGTCTCGGACTCCAGCCGCCGCGCCGAGGAGGCGGGAGGCCTGGTCGCCAAGACCAAGGCCGGCGCCGAACGCTCCGGCAACGTGGTCAAGAGCGCGATCGGCGCCATGGACCAGATCGAACAGTCGTCCCGCGAAATTTCCAACATCATCGGCGTGATCGACGACATCGCCTTCCAGACGAACCTTTTGGCGCTGAACGCCGGCGTCGAAGCGGCCCGGGCCGGTGAGGCCGGCAAGGGCTTCGCCGTCGTCGCCCAGGAGGTGCGCGAACTGGCGCAGCGTTCGGCCAGTGCCGCCAAGGACATCAAGGCGCTGATCGGCACCTCCACCGAGCACGTCAAGAACGGCGTGTCGCTGGTCGGCCAGACCGGGGCGGCGCTCGAGGAAATCCTCGTCCAGGTTCAGGAGATCAACGCCAACGTCTCGGCGATCGTCGAAGCCGCCCGCGAACAGTCGACCGGTCTCAAGGAGATCAACCAGGCGGTCAACTCGATGGACCAGGCGACCCAACAGAACGCCGCCATGGTCGAGGAAAGCACGGCAGCCAGCCACGCCATGGCCCGCGAGGCGGAAGCGCTGCACGAACTGCTCCGCCAGTTCCGCTACGGCGAGCAGGCCCAGGTCGTCGACGCAAACCGCCACATCGAAGATCGCGCGCAGCCGTCACGCCTGCACGCCACCGCCCGCGCCTTACGCGGCGGCCAACGAACGAGCCTCGCTGCGGCACCGGCCGCGGATGGCTGGCAGAATTTCTGA
- a CDS encoding chemotaxis protein CheW: MTSTLRTAGFDGETLEIIAFRLHDQEFCVKTTTIREIRGWAPSTPIPHSPPEVIGVMNLRGTVIPIIDLAHKLGMKSTTANERSAIVVAEVHNMVIGLVVDRVSDILTVQGSQVQPVPEVTASFDKSFAEGIIANETGMICFLNLARMFKEREVEELAA, encoded by the coding sequence ATGACAAGCACACTCAGGACGGCCGGGTTCGACGGCGAGACGCTGGAAATCATTGCGTTCCGCCTCCACGATCAGGAATTCTGCGTCAAGACGACGACGATCCGTGAAATCCGCGGCTGGGCGCCCTCGACGCCCATCCCGCATTCGCCGCCGGAAGTGATCGGCGTCATGAACCTGCGCGGCACGGTGATCCCGATCATCGACCTCGCCCACAAGCTCGGCATGAAATCGACCACCGCCAACGAGCGCAGCGCCATCGTCGTCGCCGAAGTGCACAACATGGTGATCGGCCTCGTCGTCGACCGCGTGTCGGACATTCTCACGGTCCAGGGCAGCCAGGTGCAGCCGGTGCCGGAAGTCACGGCCTCCTTCGACAAGAGTTTCGCCGAAGGCATCATTGCCAACGAAACCGGCATGATCTGCTTCCTGAACCTCGCCCGGATGTTCAAGGAACGAGAAGTCGAGGAACTGGCCGCCTAA
- a CDS encoding formate dehydrogenase subunit gamma — MNIHQPRADIAETTLAIVEELKRLEGPLLPILHELQEEFGYVPQECLPVIARELNLSRAEVYGVMSFYHDFREHPAGRHVLKLCRAEACQSMGGDALAERAKRLLGIDFHQTTPDGAVTLEPVYCLGLCSCAPSAMLDGEVHARVDATDLEALVQEARR; from the coding sequence TTGAACATCCATCAGCCGCGTGCCGATATCGCGGAGACCACGCTCGCCATCGTCGAGGAGCTGAAGAGGCTCGAAGGGCCCTTGCTGCCGATCCTGCACGAGCTGCAGGAAGAGTTCGGCTACGTGCCGCAGGAATGTCTTCCGGTGATTGCCCGCGAACTCAACCTCTCGCGCGCCGAAGTTTACGGAGTCATGAGCTTCTACCATGATTTCCGCGAGCACCCGGCCGGGCGTCACGTGCTGAAGCTCTGTCGCGCCGAAGCTTGCCAGTCGATGGGCGGCGACGCGCTTGCCGAACGCGCCAAGCGACTGCTCGGTATCGATTTTCACCAGACGACGCCTGACGGAGCCGTGACGCTGGAGCCGGTCTACTGTCTCGGGCTCTGTTCCTGCGCACCCTCCGCCATGCTGGACGGAGAGGTGCATGCCCGCGTCGACGCCACTGACCTCGAAGCACTCGTTCAGGAGGCGCGGCGATGA
- a CDS encoding DeoR/GlpR family DNA-binding transcription regulator: MYLTGRQEEILELAKSEGRVLVEELAQRFSVTPQTIRKDLNDLCDAKILNRIHGGAIFPSGKENVKYDARRQIAAPEKQAIGKAAAELIPDNASLFINIGTTTEAVGEALLDHKELMVITNNINVANRLRVFPSIEVVITGGVVRGSDGGIVGEAAVDFIKQFKVDFAVIGASAIDHDGALLDFDFREVKVAQAIIANARHVILVSDSTKFERTAPVRIGHISQVQTFITDRCTLENVRKICVEQDVRLIETDA, encoded by the coding sequence ATGTATTTGACCGGTCGGCAGGAGGAGATCCTGGAACTGGCAAAAAGCGAGGGGCGGGTGCTGGTCGAGGAGCTGGCGCAGCGCTTTTCCGTCACGCCGCAAACCATCCGAAAGGACCTGAACGACCTCTGCGACGCCAAGATCCTGAACCGCATTCATGGTGGTGCGATCTTCCCGAGCGGCAAGGAAAACGTCAAATACGACGCCCGCCGCCAGATCGCGGCACCGGAGAAGCAGGCGATCGGGAAGGCCGCCGCCGAACTCATCCCCGACAACGCGTCGCTTTTCATCAATATCGGCACGACGACCGAAGCCGTGGGCGAGGCTCTGCTCGACCACAAGGAACTGATGGTCATCACCAACAACATCAATGTCGCCAACCGCTTACGCGTCTTCCCCTCGATCGAGGTGGTGATCACCGGCGGCGTCGTGCGCGGATCGGACGGCGGCATCGTCGGCGAAGCCGCCGTCGACTTCATCAAGCAGTTCAAGGTCGACTTCGCCGTCATCGGCGCCTCGGCGATCGACCATGACGGTGCGCTTCTCGATTTCGATTTTCGCGAAGTGAAAGTCGCCCAGGCGATCATCGCCAATGCCCGCCATGTCATCCTGGTTTCCGACTCGACCAAGTTCGAAAGAACCGCGCCTGTTCGCATCGGCCATATCTCGCAGGTTCAGACCTTCATCACCGATCGCTGTACGCTCGAAAATGTCAGGAAAATCTGTGTCGAACAGGATGTTCGCCTGATCGAAACCGACGCCTGA
- a CDS encoding NADH-quinone oxidoreductase subunit NuoF — MTVKIYIPRDAAAIALGAEKVVKAMSEAVAARGLDAVIVRNGSRGMHWLEPLVEVETAGGRVAYGPVKARDVTSLLDAGLLEGGDHALCLGKTEEIPFLKQQTRLTFARCGIIDPLSLDDYQAHDGLAGLRNAIAMAPQDIVAQVTESGLRGRGGAGFPTGIKWKTVLDAVGARKYIVCNADEGDSGTFADRMIMEGDPFVLIEGMAIAGIATGATKGFIYTRSEYPHAIAAMAAAIEIARKAGVLGPSVLGSGRAFDMEVREGAGAYVCGEETALLNSLEGKRGIVRAKPPLPAHKGLFDCPTVINNVISLASVPVIMDKGAAYYRDFGMGRSRGTIPIQIAGNVKHAGLYETAFGLALGEIIDHIGGGTASGRPVKAVQVGGPLGAYFPRALFDTPFDYEAFAARDGLIGHAGIVVFDDTVDMLNQARFAMEFCAVESCGKCTPCRIGSTRGVEVADKIAAGIEPEKNRELLADLCNTMKFGSLCALGGFTPYPVMSAMTHFPDDFQPAPRVEAAE, encoded by the coding sequence ATGACGGTGAAGATCTACATCCCGCGCGATGCGGCAGCGATCGCGCTCGGTGCCGAGAAGGTCGTAAAGGCGATGAGCGAGGCGGTCGCAGCCCGCGGCCTCGACGCCGTGATCGTGCGCAACGGCTCGCGTGGCATGCATTGGCTGGAACCCCTGGTCGAGGTGGAAACCGCCGGCGGCCGCGTGGCCTATGGCCCGGTCAAGGCGCGTGACGTGACCTCGCTGCTCGATGCCGGCCTACTCGAGGGCGGCGATCACGCACTCTGTCTCGGAAAGACCGAGGAGATCCCCTTCCTCAAGCAGCAGACGCGTCTGACCTTTGCTCGCTGCGGCATCATCGATCCGCTGTCGCTCGACGATTACCAGGCCCATGACGGGCTCGCTGGGCTGCGCAACGCCATTGCCATGGCGCCGCAGGACATCGTCGCCCAGGTGACCGAAAGCGGCCTTCGCGGTCGCGGCGGCGCGGGCTTTCCGACCGGCATCAAGTGGAAGACCGTTCTCGATGCGGTGGGTGCGCGCAAGTACATCGTCTGCAACGCCGACGAGGGCGACAGCGGCACCTTCGCCGACCGGATGATCATGGAAGGCGATCCCTTCGTCTTGATCGAGGGCATGGCGATCGCCGGCATCGCGACCGGCGCCACCAAGGGCTTCATCTATACCCGCTCGGAATACCCGCATGCGATCGCGGCGATGGCCGCGGCGATCGAGATCGCCCGCAAGGCCGGTGTGCTCGGGCCTTCGGTGCTCGGCTCCGGCAGGGCTTTCGATATGGAAGTGCGCGAGGGCGCCGGCGCCTATGTCTGCGGCGAGGAAACGGCGCTTCTGAACAGCCTCGAAGGCAAGCGCGGCATCGTGCGCGCCAAGCCGCCGCTTCCGGCCCACAAGGGGCTGTTCGACTGTCCGACCGTGATCAACAACGTGATCTCGCTCGCCTCCGTCCCCGTCATCATGGACAAGGGCGCTGCCTATTACCGCGACTTCGGCATGGGCCGGTCGCGCGGCACGATCCCGATCCAGATCGCCGGCAACGTCAAGCATGCCGGCCTCTATGAGACCGCCTTCGGCTTGGCGCTTGGCGAGATCATCGATCATATCGGCGGCGGCACGGCGAGCGGCCGGCCGGTGAAGGCGGTCCAGGTCGGCGGCCCGCTCGGCGCCTATTTTCCCCGTGCGCTGTTCGATACGCCGTTCGACTACGAGGCTTTTGCCGCGCGCGACGGCCTCATTGGCCATGCCGGCATCGTCGTTTTCGACGATACGGTCGACATGCTCAACCAGGCCCGTTTCGCGATGGAGTTCTGTGCGGTTGAAAGCTGCGGCAAGTGCACGCCCTGCCGCATCGGTTCGACCCGCGGTGTCGAGGTCGCCGACAAGATCGCCGCCGGCATCGAGCCGGAGAAGAACCGCGAGTTGCTCGCCGATCTCTGCAACACGATGAAGTTCGGTTCGCTCTGTGCGCTGGGCGGTTTCACGCCCTATCCCGTCATGAGCGCGATGACCCATTTCCCGGATGATTTTCAGCCGGCACCGCGCGTTGAAGCGGCGGAGTGA
- a CDS encoding SDR family NAD(P)-dependent oxidoreductase codes for MFHPALFKGMTVVITGAGRGIGLEVARQFLDCGAHVLVHAGRSIGDLPDFLETAATEGRAYVATADFLAPDGVEGLADVVRSRFESVDILINNAGTMVGRFPAAELTDEQYQTVVQLNQTAVVEMTRAMLPLLRKGTHPAIVNTVSISALTGGSAGSSIYSATKAFVSTYSKALARELAPEGIRVNCVSPGTITTDFHERYSSPEKLEATRKTIPLGRLGTAEDCAPAYLFLASHALSGYITGQVLEVNGGQLIV; via the coding sequence ATGTTTCATCCGGCCTTGTTCAAGGGCATGACCGTCGTGATCACCGGTGCCGGGCGCGGCATCGGGCTGGAGGTTGCCCGCCAGTTCCTGGATTGCGGCGCGCATGTGCTCGTCCATGCCGGCCGGTCGATCGGCGACCTGCCCGATTTTCTCGAAACGGCGGCGACGGAAGGCCGGGCCTATGTGGCGACAGCGGACTTTCTCGCGCCGGATGGTGTCGAGGGGCTGGCCGATGTCGTGCGCAGCCGCTTCGAGAGTGTCGATATCCTGATCAACAATGCCGGAACCATGGTTGGCCGCTTTCCGGCGGCTGAACTGACCGACGAGCAGTACCAGACCGTCGTTCAGCTCAACCAGACGGCCGTCGTCGAGATGACGCGGGCGATGCTGCCGCTGTTGCGCAAGGGCACGCACCCGGCGATCGTCAACACCGTCTCGATCTCGGCGCTGACCGGCGGCAGCGCCGGGTCGTCGATCTATTCGGCGACGAAGGCCTTCGTCTCCACCTATTCCAAGGCCTTGGCGCGGGAACTTGCGCCTGAGGGCATCCGGGTCAACTGCGTTTCGCCCGGCACGATCACCACCGACTTCCACGAGCGCTACTCGTCGCCGGAGAAGCTGGAGGCGACGCGCAAGACCATTCCGCTCGGGCGGCTCGGGACGGCGGAAGACTGCGCACCGGCCTATCTCTTCCTCGCCTCGCATGCCTTGTCGGGCTACATCACCGGCCAGGTGCTGGAAGTGAATGGCGGGCAATTGATCGTGTGA
- a CDS encoding LysR family transcriptional regulator, with product MIDKLEMFLVLARERHFGRAAEECGVTQPTLSAAIRQLEDQLGVMLVSRGSRFQGLTPEGQRVLEWARRIVGDTRTMREEMRAARKGLSGHIRLAAVPTTLAMVPMITAPFQEKHPDVTFSVLSTTSVQILALLENLEIDAGLTYLENEPLGRVTSVPLQVERYHLVTAAGTPLSERESVTWKEVSDVRLCLLTADMQNRRIINQHFSEAGAVAKPTLESNSMIVLFSHVRTGRWASIMPFNVAKSFGFHEDIRMIPIVDPDARHTVGLVATHREPFTPLVSALLHEARILGERNQVQ from the coding sequence ATGATCGACAAGCTGGAAATGTTCCTCGTTCTTGCACGCGAACGGCACTTTGGCAGGGCGGCGGAGGAGTGCGGCGTGACGCAGCCGACGTTGTCGGCGGCCATTCGTCAGCTCGAGGATCAGCTCGGTGTCATGCTCGTCAGCCGCGGTTCGCGTTTTCAGGGGCTGACGCCCGAGGGGCAGCGCGTGCTCGAATGGGCGCGCCGGATCGTCGGCGACACCCGCACCATGCGCGAGGAGATGCGCGCGGCGCGCAAGGGTCTTTCCGGCCATATCCGACTGGCCGCGGTGCCGACGACACTTGCCATGGTGCCAATGATCACCGCGCCGTTCCAGGAGAAGCACCCTGACGTCACCTTTTCCGTGCTGTCGACGACATCGGTGCAGATTCTGGCTTTGCTCGAAAATCTCGAGATCGATGCGGGGCTCACCTATCTGGAGAACGAACCGCTCGGCCGGGTGACCAGCGTTCCGCTCCAAGTCGAGCGCTATCACCTCGTCACCGCCGCCGGAACGCCGCTTTCGGAGCGGGAAAGCGTGACGTGGAAAGAGGTTAGCGACGTTCGGCTTTGTCTATTGACTGCCGATATGCAGAATCGCCGTATCATCAACCAGCATTTCTCCGAAGCGGGCGCCGTGGCCAAGCCGACGCTCGAATCGAACTCGATGATCGTGCTTTTTTCCCATGTGCGCACCGGCCGCTGGGCCAGCATCATGCCATTTAACGTCGCGAAATCATTCGGTTTTCACGAAGATATCCGGATGATCCCGATCGTCGATCCGGACGCCCGTCACACCGTCGGTCTGGTTGCGACGCATCGTGAGCCGTTTACGCCGCTGGTCTCGGCCTTGCTGCACGAAGCACGCATTCTCGGCGAGCGAAATCAAGTTCAATAG
- a CDS encoding formate dehydrogenase subunit delta, with protein sequence MSHDNTNAKLIYMANQIATFFKSQPSSEAAQGVATHINKYWEPRMRRKLFEHIDKGGEGLTPLVLEAAAKIKRPEAA encoded by the coding sequence ATGTCGCATGACAATACCAACGCCAAGCTGATCTACATGGCGAACCAGATCGCCACCTTCTTCAAGAGCCAGCCGTCGAGCGAGGCGGCGCAGGGCGTCGCCACCCATATCAACAAGTATTGGGAGCCGCGCATGCGGCGCAAATTGTTCGAGCATATCGACAAGGGCGGCGAAGGCCTGACGCCGCTAGTGCTGGAGGCGGCCGCAAAGATCAAGCGTCCGGAAGCGGCCTAG
- the fdhF gene encoding formate dehydrogenase subunit alpha gives MSLIHEIDYGTPASKSEKLVTLTIDGREVTVPEGTSIMRAAMDAGIEVPKLCASDMMDAFGSCRLCLVEIKGRNGMPASCTTPVAAGIEVSTQTPRLKDVRRGVMELYISDHPLDCLTCAANGDCELQDMAGAVGLRDVRYGYEGENHVTARNNGEINAKWMPKDDSNPYFTYDPAKCIVCSRCVRACEEVQGTFALTIGGRGFDSRVSAGMAEDFLSSECVSCGACVQACPTATLTEKSVIEIGQPEHSEVTTCAYCGVGCSFKAEMRGEELVRMVPWKDGQANRGHSCVKGRFAYGYSNHKDRILNPMIREKISDPWREVTWEEAYAHVASEFRRIQYQYGRDSVGGITSSRCTNEETYLVQKLVRAGFGNNNVDTCARVCHSPTGYGLGQAFGTSAGTQNFDSVEFTDVAVIIGANPTDGHPVFGSRLKKRLREGAKLIVIDPRRTDIVRSPHVEAAYHLPLQPGTNVAILTSIAHVIVTEGLTNEKFIRERCDWSEYEDWAAFVAEPYHSPEATEAYTGVTADLVRGAARLYATGGNGAIYYGLGVTEHSQGSTTVMAIANLAMVTGNIGRPGVGVNPLRGQNNVQGSCDMGSFPHELPGYRHISDDATRETFEKLWGVEISNEPGLRIPNMLDAAVDGTFKALYIQGEDILQSDPDTKHVAAGLAAMECVVVHDLFLNETANYAHVFLPGSTFLEKDGTFTNAERRINRVRKVMTPKNGYADWEVTQKLAQAMGLNWNYRHPSEIMDEIAATTPSFALVSYDYLEKMGSVQWPCNEAHPEGSPIMHVDGFVRGKGKFIRTEYVATDERTGPRFPLLLTTGRILSQYNVGAQTRRTDNVVWHAEDRLEIHPHDAEQRGIRDGDWIRLASRAGETTLRSLITDRVAPGVVYTTFHHPSTQANVITTDFSDWATNCPEYKVTAVQVMPSNGPSDWQVDYDEQARQSRRISGKLEAAE, from the coding sequence ATGTCTCTCATTCATGAAATCGACTACGGCACTCCTGCTTCCAAGTCCGAAAAGCTGGTGACGCTGACGATCGACGGCCGCGAGGTCACGGTGCCCGAGGGTACTTCGATCATGCGGGCGGCGATGGATGCTGGCATCGAGGTGCCGAAGCTCTGCGCGTCGGACATGATGGATGCCTTCGGCTCCTGCCGGCTCTGTCTCGTCGAGATCAAGGGGCGCAACGGCATGCCGGCCTCTTGCACGACGCCGGTTGCGGCCGGCATCGAGGTCTCCACCCAGACGCCCCGGCTGAAGGATGTGCGGCGCGGGGTGATGGAACTCTACATCTCCGACCATCCGCTCGACTGTCTGACCTGTGCGGCCAACGGCGATTGCGAGTTGCAGGACATGGCCGGTGCCGTGGGCCTGCGCGACGTGCGCTACGGCTATGAGGGTGAGAACCATGTCACCGCGCGCAACAATGGCGAGATCAACGCCAAGTGGATGCCGAAAGACGATTCCAATCCCTATTTCACCTATGATCCGGCCAAATGCATCGTCTGTTCGCGTTGCGTGCGCGCCTGCGAGGAAGTGCAGGGTACCTTCGCGCTGACGATCGGCGGCCGTGGCTTCGACAGCCGCGTTTCGGCCGGCATGGCGGAAGACTTCCTGTCGTCGGAATGCGTCTCCTGCGGCGCCTGCGTGCAGGCCTGCCCGACCGCGACGCTCACCGAAAAGTCGGTGATCGAGATCGGCCAGCCGGAGCATTCCGAGGTGACGACCTGCGCCTATTGCGGCGTCGGCTGCTCGTTCAAGGCGGAAATGCGCGGCGAAGAACTGGTGCGCATGGTGCCTTGGAAGGACGGCCAGGCCAACCGCGGCCACTCCTGCGTCAAGGGCCGCTTCGCCTATGGCTATTCCAACCACAAGGACCGCATCCTCAACCCGATGATCCGCGAGAAGATCTCCGATCCCTGGCGCGAGGTTACCTGGGAGGAGGCCTATGCGCATGTGGCCTCCGAGTTCCGGCGGATCCAGTATCAGTACGGCCGCGATTCCGTTGGCGGCATCACCTCGTCGCGCTGCACCAATGAAGAGACCTATCTGGTGCAGAAGCTGGTGCGCGCCGGCTTCGGCAACAACAACGTCGACACCTGCGCTCGCGTCTGCCACTCGCCGACAGGCTACGGCCTCGGCCAGGCCTTTGGCACCTCTGCCGGCACGCAGAACTTCGATTCGGTCGAGTTCACCGACGTTGCCGTCATCATCGGCGCCAATCCGACCGATGGCCATCCGGTCTTCGGTTCGCGACTGAAGAAGCGCTTACGCGAAGGCGCCAAGCTGATCGTCATCGATCCGCGTCGCACCGACATCGTGCGCTCGCCGCATGTGGAGGCGGCCTATCACCTGCCGCTGCAGCCCGGCACCAATGTCGCCATCTTGACCTCGATCGCCCATGTGATCGTCACTGAAGGCCTCACCAACGAGAAGTTCATCCGCGAGCGCTGCGACTGGTCGGAATACGAGGATTGGGCCGCCTTCGTCGCCGAGCCCTACCATAGCCCCGAGGCGACCGAAGCCTATACCGGCGTAACGGCCGACCTGGTGCGTGGTGCCGCAAGGCTCTACGCCACTGGCGGCAACGGCGCGATCTATTACGGTCTCGGTGTTACCGAACACAGCCAGGGCTCGACGACGGTCATGGCGATCGCCAACCTCGCCATGGTCACCGGCAACATCGGCCGGCCGGGCGTCGGCGTGAACCCGCTGCGCGGCCAGAACAACGTGCAGGGTTCCTGCGACATGGGTTCGTTCCCGCACGAACTGCCAGGCTACCGCCACATCTCCGACGATGCGACCCGCGAGACCTTCGAAAAGCTCTGGGGCGTCGAGATCTCCAACGAGCCGGGCCTGCGCATCCCCAACATGCTCGACGCTGCGGTCGACGGCACGTTCAAGGCGCTCTACATCCAGGGCGAGGACATCCTGCAGTCCGACCCGGACACCAAGCATGTGGCCGCCGGCCTCGCCGCGATGGAATGCGTCGTCGTGCACGACCTGTTCCTGAACGAAACGGCCAACTACGCACATGTCTTCCTGCCGGGCTCGACCTTCCTCGAAAAGGACGGCACGTTCACCAATGCCGAGCGCCGCATCAACCGTGTGCGCAAGGTGATGACGCCGAAGAACGGTTATGCCGACTGGGAGGTCACGCAGAAGCTCGCTCAGGCCATGGGCCTCAACTGGAACTACCGCCATCCGTCCGAGATCATGGACGAGATCGCCGCGACGACGCCGAGCTTCGCGCTCGTCTCCTACGACTATCTCGAGAAAATGGGCTCGGTGCAGTGGCCCTGCAACGAGGCGCATCCCGAGGGTTCGCCGATCATGCATGTCGACGGCTTCGTGCGCGGCAAGGGCAAGTTCATTCGCACCGAATATGTTGCGACCGACGAACGCACCGGCCCGCGTTTCCCGCTGCTTTTGACCACCGGTCGTATCCTCAGCCAGTATAATGTCGGCGCCCAGACGCGGCGCACCGACAACGTCGTGTGGCATGCGGAAGACCGGTTGGAGATCCATCCGCACGACGCCGAACAGCGCGGCATCCGTGATGGCGACTGGATCCGGCTCGCAAGCCGCGCCGGCGAGACGACCCTGCGTTCGCTGATCACCGATCGCGTCGCGCCCGGCGTCGTCTACACCACCTTCCACCACCCATCGACGCAGGCGAACGTCATCACGACCGACTTCTCCGACTGGGCGACCAACTGCCCGGAATACAAGGTGACGGCGGTGCAGGTGATGCCGTCCAACGGTCCTTCGGACTGGCAGGTGGACTATGACGAGCAGGCCCGCCAGTCGCGCCGGATTTCCGGCAAGCTGGAGGCGGCGGAGTGA
- the fdhD gene encoding formate dehydrogenase accessory sulfurtransferase FdhD produces the protein MATFKTSKTVPEAARRNGALRDGARAVPEETPVAFSYGGSTHAVMMATPGDLEDFAIGFSLTEGIITDPGQIETVEIVSETVAGNLGIDLQIVLQDEENDMLRQRRRHMAGPVGCGLCGIESIEQAVRPTPDVSRSRLTLSQEDVVSAVQLLNGQQPLHFETRAVHGAAFYVPGRGLIAVREDVGRHNALDKLIGASARAGFKGSEGAVVVTSRVSVEMVQKTAVVGSPVIIAISAPTALAIRTAEAAGMTLIALVRGDEFEIFTHAERIKSGAAVDVA, from the coding sequence ATGGCGACGTTTAAGACATCCAAGACCGTTCCCGAGGCCGCCCGCCGCAACGGCGCGCTTCGGGACGGTGCGCGCGCCGTGCCGGAGGAGACGCCGGTCGCTTTCAGCTATGGCGGCTCGACCCATGCGGTGATGATGGCGACACCCGGCGATCTCGAGGATTTCGCCATCGGCTTCAGCCTGACCGAGGGCATCATTACCGATCCCGGCCAGATCGAAACGGTGGAGATCGTCTCGGAGACGGTCGCCGGCAATCTCGGCATCGACCTGCAGATCGTGCTTCAGGACGAAGAGAACGACATGCTGCGCCAGCGCCGACGGCATATGGCGGGGCCTGTCGGCTGCGGCCTTTGCGGCATCGAATCGATCGAGCAGGCGGTACGGCCGACGCCGGACGTTTCCCGTTCGAGATTGACACTGTCGCAGGAGGACGTGGTTTCGGCCGTGCAGCTGCTTAACGGCCAGCAGCCGCTGCATTTCGAGACGCGGGCCGTGCACGGTGCCGCTTTCTATGTGCCTGGCCGCGGGCTGATTGCGGTGCGCGAGGATGTCGGCCGCCACAATGCGCTCGACAAGTTGATCGGTGCTTCGGCACGCGCCGGTTTCAAGGGCAGCGAGGGCGCCGTCGTCGTCACCAGCCGGGTGTCCGTCGAGATGGTGCAGAAGACGGCGGTCGTTGGCAGCCCCGTGATCATTGCCATCTCGGCGCCGACGGCGCTCGCCATCCGCACCGCCGAAGCCGCAGGCATGACGCTGATTGCGCTCGTGCGCGGCGACGAGTTCGAGATTTTCACCCATGCCGAACGCATCAAGTCCGGAGCTGCCGTCGATGTCGCATGA